In Littorina saxatilis isolate snail1 linkage group LG8, US_GU_Lsax_2.0, whole genome shotgun sequence, a single genomic region encodes these proteins:
- the LOC138973606 gene encoding roundabout homolog 1-like isoform X2 — protein sequence MLLNSGQQLFFLRIIHNKNSKPDVGRYYCNATNVHGSAISRNATLQLAVLRDDFRENPQPATVAAGETATFHCKPPRGEPEPKVLWRRNGSPLASEGRLTVTEEGDLIIASVEQSDAGDFTCLALNKGGERESAPASLTVLEKPTFRQIPDDVIAKEDDTVELKCSATGDPRPTIQWQKEEGRVPFGRARELDDGTLWIEKVHVSDDGVYVCIAENTAGTVKAVGRLTVHTMPSFLIKPTNQAVGRGRTATLQCVVTGNPPPTVFWSKGKEQHLMFPNHENGRYSVSEDGTLRIRDVEYEDEGQYVCQGLNVLGSEKATATISVKEEDKRPPPTILMGPQNQTLELKEVAMLPCQAKGNPPPVVRWYKDGRPLIGTDPRITILNSGTLQISDLRTSDTAVYTCKAISETGESSWKATLTAAKQGPFHRMPKPSSFPDPPGKPVITGVTDTSVHLSWTAERDLAKSPVTGYIVEYFSHETPEGWVKVPDTINQESYSVHGLKPDTSYIFVVRAQNMFGVSEPSPPSDPIEIQVSSTPPENIVIHKEDNTIHIRWSPPKSDQTGDIEGYEIYCLDDDRTHNCSVTTDDASSSVRIQNVDPERTYRIRLAARTSQGVGVWSKTFVVGPEQTNIMKEPWFLGMLISTIGGTVWLALCVFSIWLCRKRKHKKKMAQNGMYSAVPVHKSDESRSGVVLSREDALYSQKDPHGTLGGTPKDLHEGGGSVTGGMYSVATSGGGGTLMPQMKTFYQKPMSTPVSVAPYATTTLINTSGGGGSTLNRPGQSNCMDATFRPINQAYVHSSASGSGDSCPKPDMRSSDSNTDNSRPHTGHYTYGMGLVSPGSDSGSLTTDEHGMPIRRSLKGGKICPGGGKQPMVNWAELLPPPPEHPPPSEMGSPAPDSPMNSLQRHHNHPSDEQRFMDNRSPISPVSKISACSCPVSHESMMHGMRGVPCYSDTEYTGGPSHGRYPDLRPYSPKQLSMRTQSPMMVGGGGGGGGGGGGMRGGPPPGGRPGYCHMCPPHTYMGQGGMDGMCPHHPHNYYSDIDPYGHRSAMGMGPCPVSGAPASLHGYRLPPLDSGMAGGDPRMFVSDSEGHPRHLHMCPGGQGPIPGMGEGPHMDRACQSSLPSLANECIHSPGYRSSRNGDSPMSEELHDYAGESDLDAARTTDCPTPESSVNGEAGDGSISDADFASAVARAAELSGMTVVGTTVSDPKANGGKKYRKHRSANTTGRPTSPYSTDSNFSAVVHKPYPKSERKKQLQEQGQCGYNQTNMVMLEPVLD from the exons TGCTTCGTGATGACTTCAGAGAAAACCCACAACCCGCGACAGTGGCTGCGGGCGAGACCGCCACCTTTCACTGCAAGCCTCCTCGCGGGGAACCCGAACCGAAGGTCCTGTGGCGACGCAACGGGTCGCCCTTGGCCAGCGAAGGGCGACTGACCGTGACCGAGGAGGGCGACCTGATCATCGCCTCCGTGGAACAGTCCGACGCGGGCGACTTTACATGTCTAGCTCTCAACAAGGGTGGGGAGAGGGAGAGTGCGCCCGCCTCTCTCACCGTGCTCG AGAAGCCCACGTTTCGTCAGATTCCCGATGACGTCATCGCCAAGGAAGATGACACAGTAGAACTGAAATGCAGCGCCACCGGGGACCCCCGCCCCACGATACAGTGGCAGAAGGAAGAAGGGAGGGTTCCATTTGGAAG GGCGCGAGAGCTGGACGACGGCACGCTGTGGATCGAGAAGGTCCATGTGTCGGACGACGGGGTGTACGTGTGTATCGCCGAGAACACAGCTGGCACGGTCAAGGCCGTTGGACGTCTGACTGTACATA CAATGCCCTCCTTCCTGATCAAGCCGACCAATCAGGCGGTAGGACGAGGGAGGACTGCCACACTGCAATGCGTTGTCACGGGCAACCCCCCACCCACTGTCTTCTGGAGCAAGGGCAAGGAGCAG CACCTGATGTTCCCAAACCACGAGAACGGGCGGTACTCTGTGTCCGAGGACGGCACGCTACGGATCCGTGACGTCGAGTACGAGGACGAGGGGCAGTACGTGTGCCAGGGCCTCAACGTCCTGGGCAGCGAGAAAGCCACGGCCACCATCTCTGTCAAAG AGGAGGACAAGCGGCCACCCCCCACCATCCTGATGGGTCCCCAGAACCAGACCCTGGAGCTGAAGGAGGTGGCCATGCTGCCGTGTCAGGCCAAGGGAAACCCGCCCCCTGTCGTCAGGTGGTACAAGGACGGGAGACCACTCATCGGCACCGACCCCCGAATCACCATCCTCAACTCAGGCACTCTGCAGATCTCAG ACCTGAGAACGTCAGATACAGCGGTGTACACCTGCAAAGCCATCAGCGAAACTGGGGAGTCGTCATGGAAAGCCACCCTCACTGCAGCCA AGCAAGGTCCGTTCCATCGTATGCCCAAACCCTCCTCCTTCCCGGATCCTCCAGGCAAACCCGTGATCACAGGCGTGACGGACACCTCCGTTCACTTGTCGTGGACAGCCGAGCGTGACCTGGCTAAGTCACCCGTGACGGGTTACATCGTGGAGTACTTCAGCCATGAAACGCCAGAG GGCTGGGTGAAGGTACCGGACACGATCAACCAGGAGAGCTACAGTGTGCACGGCCTCAAGCCCGACACAAGCTACATCTTCGTGGTCCGCGCTCAGAACATGTTTGGGGTCAGCGAGCCGAGTCCTCCCTCCGACCCCATTGAAATTCAAG TGTCTTCCACGCCTCCAGAGAACATCGTGATACACAAGGAAGACAACACCATTCACATACGATGGTCACCTCCCAAGTCTGACCAGACGGGGGACATCGAGGGATACGAG ATTTACTGTCTAGACGACGACCGAACTCACAACTGCAGCGTGACAACGGACGACGCGTCGAGCAGTGTACGTATCCAGAACGTGGACCCAGAGAGAACCTACAGAATACGTCTGGCGGCCAGGACGTCAcagggtgtgggtgtgtggagcAAAACCTTCGTCGTTG GTCCAGAGCAGACGAATATTATGAAGGAGCCGTGGTTTCTGGGCATGTTGATCAGTACTATTGGAGGCACCGTATGGCTGGCTCTCTGCGTCTTCAGCATCTGGCTCTGCAGGAAGAGAAAACACAAGAAGAAAATGGCACAGAATGGGATGTATAGTG CGGTACCAGTGCACAAGTCGGATGAGTCTCGATCGGGCGTTGTCCTGTCAAGGGAGGATGCCCTCTACTCACAGAAAGACCCCCATGGAACTCTGGGAG GGACGCCCAAGGACCTGCACGAGGGAGGGGGGAGCGTGACGGGAGGCATGTACAGCGTGGCCACGAGCGGGGGAGGGGGCACCCTGATGCCTCAGATGAAGACCTTCTACCAGAAACCGATGTCCACGCCTGTGTCTGTGGCGCCGTATGCTACCACGACGTTGATCAACACCAGCGGAGGAGGGGGATCGACTCTCAACAGACCCGGTCAGAGTAAT tgTATGGACGCCACGTTCCGGCCCATCAACCAGGCCTACGTGCACAGCAGTGCCAGTGGGTCGGGCGACAGCTGTCCCAAGCCTGACATGCGCTCCAGCGACTCAAACACGGACAACAGTCGGCCCCACACAGGTCACTACACCTATG GCATGGGTTTGGTGTCTCCAGGCAGTGACAGCGGCAGCCTGACCACAGACGAGCACGGCATGCCCATCAGGCGCTCCCTCAAGGGAGGTAAGATCTGCCCAGGGGGAGGTAAGCAGCCCATGGTCAACTGGGCCGAGTTGCTCCCCCCACCACCGGAACACCCCCCACCCAGCGAGATGGGATCGCCCGCCCCAGACTCTCCGATGAACTCGCTACAACGCCACCACAACCACCCCAGCGACGAGCAGCGTTTCATGGACAACCGTTCTCCGATTTCTCCGGTCTCCAAAATCTCGGCCTGCTCCTGCCCCGTGTCACACGAAAGCATGATGCACGGGATGCGCGGAGTTCCGTGCTACTCCGACACGGAATACACAGGAGGTCCTTCTCACGGCCGCTACCCCGATCTTCGTCCTTACTCCCCCAAACAACTCAGCATGAGGACTCAATCCCCCATGATggtgggaggagggggaggaggaggaggaggaggaggggggatgCGCGGGGGGCCCCCACCAGGGGGACGCCCGGGGTACTGCCACATGTGCCCCCCGCACACCTACATGGGGCAAGGGGGGATGGACGGCATGtgcccccaccacccccacaacTATTACAGTGACATAGACCCTTACGGGCACCGCTCTGCGATGGGCATGGGCCCGTGCCCTGTGTCTGGGGCACCCGCGTCGCTCCACGGATACCGGTTGCCGCCCCTGGATTCTGGCATGGCGGGAGGGGACCCCAGGATGTTTGTCAGCGATTCGGAGGGTCATCCTCGACACTTGCACATGTGCCCTGGAGGGCAGGGTCCCATCCCAGGCATGGGGGAGGGGCCTCACATGGACAGGGCGTGTCAGTCATCGCTCCCCAGTCTGGCCAACGAGTGCATCCACTCTCCTGGCTACCGCAGTAGCAG GAACGGAGACTCCCCCATGTCGGAGGAGCTGCATGACTACGCGGGGGAGTCAGACCTGGACGCGGCTCGCACCACGGACTGTCCCACACCCGAGTCCAGCGTCAACGGGGAGGCTGGGGATGGCAGCATCTCAG ATGCCGATTTTGCCAGTGCCGTGGCCCGGGCTGCCGAGCTGTCCGGCATGACTGTGGTGGGGACGACTGTGTCTGATCCTAAGGCTAATG GTGGCAAGAAGTACAGGAAGCACCGGTCAGCAAACACTACAGGGCGCCCAACCAGCCCCTACAGCACAGACAGCAACTTCAGCGCTGTCGTCCACAAGCCCTACCCCAAGTCAGAGCGCAAGAAGCAACTCCAGGAGCAAGGTCAGTGCGGctacaaccaaacaaacatggTCATGCTTGAGCCGGTTCTTGATTGA
- the LOC138973606 gene encoding roundabout homolog 1-like isoform X1, with protein MLLNSGQQLFFLRIIHNKNSKPDVGRYYCNATNVHGSAISRNATLQLAVLRDDFRENPQPATVAAGETATFHCKPPRGEPEPKVLWRRNGSPLASEGRLTVTEEGDLIIASVEQSDAGDFTCLALNKGGERESAPASLTVLEKPTFRQIPDDVIAKEDDTVELKCSATGDPRPTIQWQKEEGRVPFGRARELDDGTLWIEKVHVSDDGVYVCIAENTAGTVKAVGRLTVHTMPSFLIKPTNQAVGRGRTATLQCVVTGNPPPTVFWSKGKEQHLMFPNHENGRYSVSEDGTLRIRDVEYEDEGQYVCQGLNVLGSEKATATISVKEEDKRPPPTILMGPQNQTLELKEVAMLPCQAKGNPPPVVRWYKDGRPLIGTDPRITILNSGTLQISDLRTSDTAVYTCKAISETGESSWKATLTAAKQGPFHRMPKPSSFPDPPGKPVITGVTDTSVHLSWTAERDLAKSPVTGYIVEYFSHETPEGWVKVPDTINQESYSVHGLKPDTSYIFVVRAQNMFGVSEPSPPSDPIEIQVSSTPPENIVIHKEDNTIHIRWSPPKSDQTGDIEGYEIYCLDDDRTHNCSVTTDDASSSVRIQNVDPERTYRIRLAARTSQGVGVWSKTFVVGPEQTNIMKEPWFLGMLISTIGGTVWLALCVFSIWLCRKRKHKKKMAQNGMYSAVPVHKSDESRSGVVLSREDALYSQKDPHGTLGVCGNALSCDLTGLLDIGTPKDLHEGGGSVTGGMYSVATSGGGGTLMPQMKTFYQKPMSTPVSVAPYATTTLINTSGGGGSTLNRPGQSNCMDATFRPINQAYVHSSASGSGDSCPKPDMRSSDSNTDNSRPHTGHYTYGMGLVSPGSDSGSLTTDEHGMPIRRSLKGGKICPGGGKQPMVNWAELLPPPPEHPPPSEMGSPAPDSPMNSLQRHHNHPSDEQRFMDNRSPISPVSKISACSCPVSHESMMHGMRGVPCYSDTEYTGGPSHGRYPDLRPYSPKQLSMRTQSPMMVGGGGGGGGGGGGMRGGPPPGGRPGYCHMCPPHTYMGQGGMDGMCPHHPHNYYSDIDPYGHRSAMGMGPCPVSGAPASLHGYRLPPLDSGMAGGDPRMFVSDSEGHPRHLHMCPGGQGPIPGMGEGPHMDRACQSSLPSLANECIHSPGYRSSRNGDSPMSEELHDYAGESDLDAARTTDCPTPESSVNGEAGDGSISDADFASAVARAAELSGMTVVGTTVSDPKANGGKKYRKHRSANTTGRPTSPYSTDSNFSAVVHKPYPKSERKKQLQEQGQCGYNQTNMVMLEPVLD; from the exons TGCTTCGTGATGACTTCAGAGAAAACCCACAACCCGCGACAGTGGCTGCGGGCGAGACCGCCACCTTTCACTGCAAGCCTCCTCGCGGGGAACCCGAACCGAAGGTCCTGTGGCGACGCAACGGGTCGCCCTTGGCCAGCGAAGGGCGACTGACCGTGACCGAGGAGGGCGACCTGATCATCGCCTCCGTGGAACAGTCCGACGCGGGCGACTTTACATGTCTAGCTCTCAACAAGGGTGGGGAGAGGGAGAGTGCGCCCGCCTCTCTCACCGTGCTCG AGAAGCCCACGTTTCGTCAGATTCCCGATGACGTCATCGCCAAGGAAGATGACACAGTAGAACTGAAATGCAGCGCCACCGGGGACCCCCGCCCCACGATACAGTGGCAGAAGGAAGAAGGGAGGGTTCCATTTGGAAG GGCGCGAGAGCTGGACGACGGCACGCTGTGGATCGAGAAGGTCCATGTGTCGGACGACGGGGTGTACGTGTGTATCGCCGAGAACACAGCTGGCACGGTCAAGGCCGTTGGACGTCTGACTGTACATA CAATGCCCTCCTTCCTGATCAAGCCGACCAATCAGGCGGTAGGACGAGGGAGGACTGCCACACTGCAATGCGTTGTCACGGGCAACCCCCCACCCACTGTCTTCTGGAGCAAGGGCAAGGAGCAG CACCTGATGTTCCCAAACCACGAGAACGGGCGGTACTCTGTGTCCGAGGACGGCACGCTACGGATCCGTGACGTCGAGTACGAGGACGAGGGGCAGTACGTGTGCCAGGGCCTCAACGTCCTGGGCAGCGAGAAAGCCACGGCCACCATCTCTGTCAAAG AGGAGGACAAGCGGCCACCCCCCACCATCCTGATGGGTCCCCAGAACCAGACCCTGGAGCTGAAGGAGGTGGCCATGCTGCCGTGTCAGGCCAAGGGAAACCCGCCCCCTGTCGTCAGGTGGTACAAGGACGGGAGACCACTCATCGGCACCGACCCCCGAATCACCATCCTCAACTCAGGCACTCTGCAGATCTCAG ACCTGAGAACGTCAGATACAGCGGTGTACACCTGCAAAGCCATCAGCGAAACTGGGGAGTCGTCATGGAAAGCCACCCTCACTGCAGCCA AGCAAGGTCCGTTCCATCGTATGCCCAAACCCTCCTCCTTCCCGGATCCTCCAGGCAAACCCGTGATCACAGGCGTGACGGACACCTCCGTTCACTTGTCGTGGACAGCCGAGCGTGACCTGGCTAAGTCACCCGTGACGGGTTACATCGTGGAGTACTTCAGCCATGAAACGCCAGAG GGCTGGGTGAAGGTACCGGACACGATCAACCAGGAGAGCTACAGTGTGCACGGCCTCAAGCCCGACACAAGCTACATCTTCGTGGTCCGCGCTCAGAACATGTTTGGGGTCAGCGAGCCGAGTCCTCCCTCCGACCCCATTGAAATTCAAG TGTCTTCCACGCCTCCAGAGAACATCGTGATACACAAGGAAGACAACACCATTCACATACGATGGTCACCTCCCAAGTCTGACCAGACGGGGGACATCGAGGGATACGAG ATTTACTGTCTAGACGACGACCGAACTCACAACTGCAGCGTGACAACGGACGACGCGTCGAGCAGTGTACGTATCCAGAACGTGGACCCAGAGAGAACCTACAGAATACGTCTGGCGGCCAGGACGTCAcagggtgtgggtgtgtggagcAAAACCTTCGTCGTTG GTCCAGAGCAGACGAATATTATGAAGGAGCCGTGGTTTCTGGGCATGTTGATCAGTACTATTGGAGGCACCGTATGGCTGGCTCTCTGCGTCTTCAGCATCTGGCTCTGCAGGAAGAGAAAACACAAGAAGAAAATGGCACAGAATGGGATGTATAGTG CGGTACCAGTGCACAAGTCGGATGAGTCTCGATCGGGCGTTGTCCTGTCAAGGGAGGATGCCCTCTACTCACAGAAAGACCCCCATGGAACTCTGGGAG TGTGTGGCAACGCGCTGAGTTGCGATCTAACCGGACTTCTGGACATAGGGACGCCCAAGGACCTGCACGAGGGAGGGGGGAGCGTGACGGGAGGCATGTACAGCGTGGCCACGAGCGGGGGAGGGGGCACCCTGATGCCTCAGATGAAGACCTTCTACCAGAAACCGATGTCCACGCCTGTGTCTGTGGCGCCGTATGCTACCACGACGTTGATCAACACCAGCGGAGGAGGGGGATCGACTCTCAACAGACCCGGTCAGAGTAAT tgTATGGACGCCACGTTCCGGCCCATCAACCAGGCCTACGTGCACAGCAGTGCCAGTGGGTCGGGCGACAGCTGTCCCAAGCCTGACATGCGCTCCAGCGACTCAAACACGGACAACAGTCGGCCCCACACAGGTCACTACACCTATG GCATGGGTTTGGTGTCTCCAGGCAGTGACAGCGGCAGCCTGACCACAGACGAGCACGGCATGCCCATCAGGCGCTCCCTCAAGGGAGGTAAGATCTGCCCAGGGGGAGGTAAGCAGCCCATGGTCAACTGGGCCGAGTTGCTCCCCCCACCACCGGAACACCCCCCACCCAGCGAGATGGGATCGCCCGCCCCAGACTCTCCGATGAACTCGCTACAACGCCACCACAACCACCCCAGCGACGAGCAGCGTTTCATGGACAACCGTTCTCCGATTTCTCCGGTCTCCAAAATCTCGGCCTGCTCCTGCCCCGTGTCACACGAAAGCATGATGCACGGGATGCGCGGAGTTCCGTGCTACTCCGACACGGAATACACAGGAGGTCCTTCTCACGGCCGCTACCCCGATCTTCGTCCTTACTCCCCCAAACAACTCAGCATGAGGACTCAATCCCCCATGATggtgggaggagggggaggaggaggaggaggaggaggggggatgCGCGGGGGGCCCCCACCAGGGGGACGCCCGGGGTACTGCCACATGTGCCCCCCGCACACCTACATGGGGCAAGGGGGGATGGACGGCATGtgcccccaccacccccacaacTATTACAGTGACATAGACCCTTACGGGCACCGCTCTGCGATGGGCATGGGCCCGTGCCCTGTGTCTGGGGCACCCGCGTCGCTCCACGGATACCGGTTGCCGCCCCTGGATTCTGGCATGGCGGGAGGGGACCCCAGGATGTTTGTCAGCGATTCGGAGGGTCATCCTCGACACTTGCACATGTGCCCTGGAGGGCAGGGTCCCATCCCAGGCATGGGGGAGGGGCCTCACATGGACAGGGCGTGTCAGTCATCGCTCCCCAGTCTGGCCAACGAGTGCATCCACTCTCCTGGCTACCGCAGTAGCAG GAACGGAGACTCCCCCATGTCGGAGGAGCTGCATGACTACGCGGGGGAGTCAGACCTGGACGCGGCTCGCACCACGGACTGTCCCACACCCGAGTCCAGCGTCAACGGGGAGGCTGGGGATGGCAGCATCTCAG ATGCCGATTTTGCCAGTGCCGTGGCCCGGGCTGCCGAGCTGTCCGGCATGACTGTGGTGGGGACGACTGTGTCTGATCCTAAGGCTAATG GTGGCAAGAAGTACAGGAAGCACCGGTCAGCAAACACTACAGGGCGCCCAACCAGCCCCTACAGCACAGACAGCAACTTCAGCGCTGTCGTCCACAAGCCCTACCCCAAGTCAGAGCGCAAGAAGCAACTCCAGGAGCAAGGTCAGTGCGGctacaaccaaacaaacatggTCATGCTTGAGCCGGTTCTTGATTGA